DNA from Phragmites australis chromosome 16, lpPhrAust1.1, whole genome shotgun sequence:
gcgtgttgAACAGTTATTACTAATATGGTATCTcttttgatggtttcttatgtagtgtCAAGCTTATCTGGTGCTCCATagtgaggaaggaggagaagtgTGGGGCTGGAGGAGAAGGAATAAGATGGGCTCCCCTAATAATCTATACTACGTCCGCCAATAGTTTATAAGTATCGTGTTTAATTTGTTTTTGCCCTAGAAGTTGTAACAACGCAGCAGCACATATGTTAGCTGCGGCTGTGGTTTCAGTGGTGAAGTGTTCCATGCATTTCTATCTTGGGTAGAAACGGCAACTAGATGAGGTTGATTGAATGATCGATACATACTATACGACTCGATAGATCACGGTATGCAATGCATGTAGGGCTCGGATATACTGAGATATTGTTACCTGTGATTGGTCGGGCTCTGATGTGGGGAAGCGGTCCCACCTGGCAGGGTCCCAGAGCAGGTCGCTGCAGAAGGCGAACCCGTGGACGTCCACGTCCGCCAGCGAGGGCCTTGTTCTGACCACCGGCCTAGTCGCTTCCCCATCGTCTGCGGTGGACCATGTGCGGGTGGAGAACCAGCCGGCGGTCGACGTGGACCTGCTGCAGACGGGCCCTTCCAGTGCCACTCTCTTCTCCTGCTCCCACACATGTACTGTCGCCACTGGCCACGCACCAAACGTCCTGCATGCATGGATCCGAGGCTCATCATCGATCCCATTCAATCATTCTACTGATTCCTCCGCGTCCTGCATGCCTGCCGACACTTAGCTTGCATTTGGTTTGATTGAGACATTTTACGGTACCATTCATCCTACTGTGCTCTCCAAATAGAGACTTATCTCAAAATCTCAAAACAAAAGACTGTAAAacttagaaatagaaaaaaaaaaagattgcttGGAGCTAGCTAATCCTTCCTGTATACTACGATGAACTTGGATTTCTTTATACAATTATACTACTATGGTACTACTATTGTGGACCATCAGATTGTGCATAACGAAGGGCTGTCCTTACTTGGAAAGTCTGTAAAATGTTACCATCAGATTGTGGACCACTCATCGAATTGGAGTACTCACTAGTAAGAAGACTTCACTCCACCGACAAAACAGTTGCATGACGAACTGAAGAactagcttgcttgcttgctagATCGCACAGTAgtgagctagctagctagcacaGTTGGATGATAATGACCGTGCCCCGGCCCCGGGAGGGACTGATCGGCGTGCGAGCTGCCGTTTCCTTTttgtagctagctagcttacGTGCGTACCTGATCTGGCGCAGCTGCTCCAAGAGGCGGAGGTCGTAGACGTCGCCGAGGCCCGCGAAGAGAACGAAGCCGCGCAGCCGGTGCTGCTCGATGTGCCCCAGCGCCACGTTCCTCTGGTGGTGCCGCTCCTCTCCATTGATGCCCCCGGCGGCGTCCGACGAAAAGTTCTCCTTGTACGTCACGTGCCGGTACACCACCCCCGTGCCGCGCAGCAGCCGCGCCGTGGGCGGCGCCTCCCGCGCGggctccaccaccagccacaCCACGGGCGGCGACACCAGCCGCAGCGCGTGCGCCGTGCGCGTCAGCCCCGCCGCGCGCCGCTCGCGCTCCGACTGCCCCGTCGTCGTGACCACCACCAGAAGCTGCGGCGCCGGTGGGGCTGGGGCCTCGACCTGGTGACGGTGGAGCAGGAGCGACGAGGTCGTGTGCTTGATGGCGCGGACGGCGTGCAGCGCGCGGAGGACGTGGGCGCTGGCGGCTGCGCGGGAGGCGGCGTCGGTCCAGTCGGAAGGGGCGAGGCCGGTGAATAGACCAAGGAGGAAGCAGAGGCAGGAATGCAGCATCGCCCGCCGCAGCAGCAGAGGGCGCGTCTTCGTCGTCCTTGCCTTGGTTGGAGCTGCACCTCGATGGTTAGTCTTGGGCGAGGCCATGATCCGCTGCTCCAATTCGTAGCAGAGCAGAAGAGCAGGGGTCGAAGTCTACGCCCCGATCCTTAGCAAGCTTAGCTTAGCTGAGCTgagctggtgctggtgctggtggtgtAGTGTGGTCACTGCAGAGCATGCCTGGGCCTGGGCAGAGCAGACAGGTGGTAGTGGAAGAGGTGGTGGTGGGGAATGCGAGCGAGCAAGCAAGCGGTGCGCGTTGCTTAAAATGAGGGTGATGGAGGGATCAGTACTAGGGGTGGGCTTTTTTTCACCGAACCGATTAAACCGTGTCAGCCGCGCCCTCGATTTCTACTCACGCGAGATCACTTGGAACACGAGATGGAACAGAGTGAACACGCACACACGCGAAACGGAGTTTTTGGTGCTGCTCAACTGCTGCAACTGTTTTTGGTGTTTACTGTTTAGATAACGACAACAGACAAACTGAAGCTGTTACAACCGCGCTAAGCCCGGCATGAACAGGCCACGATGTGCGCCATCCCCCACATCACATGCACGCCCCGCGGTTACCGTTCAAACGGAACAAAACTAACCTTAACTACTTCTGCGCGAGATCACAATCGCAGAGACTTGAGAAAGGGCTCGCTGAATAGCTGACTGAAAAACTGCAGAACTGAACTCAACCGAAGAATGAACGCTTACTGAAAGCGCTCAAGGTTATTCCTACAAACCGCACCGAACCGAAACAAACGAAATTGTTGTTTGACCGGTGTACAGTGTTTGGTGCGGTGTTAAGATTGAGTGTTATTCGGTGATCGTTGTTTTAGTCGGTTTGTAGGAATAATCTTTATGTATTATGACATGCCTCTTTCTTCAAGAAACCGAGCACACTGAGCAGAGCAAttcttagagttttttttttatatattttaatatttttaaaactacATGTCCGTTTAAAAAATTAGATAGAGGTATACTATCGTCACCTGTTTATTGGACGAGAATAAAATGTCGCACGATGAACGGGCGAGGCCTTGTGAGCTCCGGCACTCAAAAAAGTCTCGTCCGTTTAGCGGGTGAGAACTTCGTCTCGTCCACTGAACGGGCGAGATTTTTGTGGATGTGACCGGGATTTTACTTATCGTTTTTGAAATGGTAACCGCTCCcgagcggtaaccgaaaatgcgcggtTATCACGATAACCGCTCGAAATTCGGCTGCAATTCAcacaaaattcatttgctaaaatttgaaatttggacaaaaatgcCAAATTCTTCGTTCAAATcggatcggttaccgagcgattttcttgatttatcgagcggttttatcgaattttcCGTATTATCGGTAATCACTCagttttctcggtaaccgctcggttttttCGATTTATCGAGctgttttctcgattttcagtgaagttcaacaaaaaatccaaaattggctcaatcttgtaaaatcaataactatttcatctgagctttaaatcaagtgaaacaaattttgctgGTTTTCTTgcaacatgatctacatgataaaagtatttatactcataaaaagttgaaaatttctgtgagaaaatgtatttgttaaaccaagttaaatgcatagtttactctttgctaatccaaaaatcatggaaataattttgttagtcttcttacatgatcctttgtcttttaaaaatacatgaactcatgaattatttattataacatgcaggattgtgtaaatatattgcgattagattaattcataactgacccatcacacctctaaaattagtgaaaccacttttattagtttatttatactatgctttatgtaaaaaaataatagtagacatgaaaaaagttaattatagtgctgcttcttaacatattcactttatgcttgtgaacttcgtaaaaatcatggagaaataaataaaactctaaatgaagtgaaatcaattttaacaATCCTATTAAGATAcgtcctacacaagaaaaatatgtgtttgcatgttaagcttttccttaatatgagttaataactaaGCCACACGCTTCaagttttttcattttttttcaaacttactccctatagaatatgatgcaaacgatattatttttgaaaaaaaattcatagaaggtcttagaattgtctctagtttttttaggatttattttgaattttttattttttaaaattttttgaattcaaatttggttaccGTTCAGTTTCTGAAACCAGACCGGAGAGGTAAGCTCGGTAACCGTGAATTTTGAACGGTTACCGTCGATCAATTGAACCCTGGATGTGACGCCAAGTAGGCCCACTTAGAAGGTCCCGTCCGTTCAGTGTGCGAGATCTTTTGGGTATAAAAAAGCACCGATGCGCCCCTGCCGACGTCAACCCACCATTTGCACCACACCTAgttgagagagggaggagaggaagagagggagagggagagggaggggaggagaagggagaggaggaagaaatttTCAGCAAAGCCCTGCTAAAATAAAAAGTTATTTTAGtttctttgttttttataaACCTACTAGGATAGCTATTATTGGTAGGTTTTAACATAGGTTAGAGGTTAGAACtagatttttttacaaacttggtaggatagccactagacgCATGTTAGGATATAaatctaggtttagaattagggttagacataTTATAGCAACTAgattctatttatatgcatattttagcaattagttgtagtatttagacatatgttaggtattagatgtaggatttagacatatTATAGTTATAAGTTAGGTAGTAGATATAGGATTTTGATGTAGCGATCTAAGAATATTTTGTTGTAGTATAGAATATATGTTGGgctatatttgtaatgaattttccattgtagatgtagttttacataattatttatgttctgtCGCAATAATTGTTGGGGCACGAATAGCGTGCCCGAACAGAATGCGATGAGAGCCTCTTCCAATGAGGAGTCTCAAGCTAAGAAATTGCTAGCAGCATTGAGGAGATGAAGAAGCCAAAAGAGAGCTATGTCAATCcatcaagagagagagagagagagagagagagcttgttATGTGagagggggcgggggggggggggaattggGAGTCCTCCTTTGCCATTTAAGGGCTTATTTATAGAGAATAGAGGGGCATGAAAAATTACTACCCTAcctctaagatattatgttataaTCATGTGCctataggggtattttggacATTTAACCCCTTTACATATGACGTCGTAACTGAGATACTACGATCATTATAGTAACACTACAGTACATTGTTTAAATATCTTCAGGCTGGGGCGTTCCCCCAAcaataatgttagggtttttgttgATAGTTGCAGGTATGTCGTACATGTgatagtttaggattttttatagagacagtgaaatattatatgctTAAGAAGGGGTAGTACTGTTAGTTGTCGgtcaatggacaagggtatcTCTTGACCTAGCTGATGCGGGGGTTCAAAATAGACTCcaaggttcaagagatgaccattagtattGTTTGCAACCGTCTGAGAGATGATGCGTACTGGAACGTGTACTCGCCTGTGAAAAGATCAAGTATGGTGGAGGTACTTGCAGGATGTTGTGCAAagaggttggcctcctatgtttcttgtgcaatgaaagaataaggaggcagttgggGAGATGGAGGGTGGGGGGTacgaggaggagggtgatgaggaggagtatGATGACGATGTCGATCTGAATGGTGGGCATTCATCCAATTATCCGACTGAGCCGACCAATGAGGTAGatgatgggggaacaaatccctTTTCTAATTGAACAAGTTGAGCGGGATGATCGTGAGGTGGACGAATGTCCTAAGTATGACACgtcggatgatgaggacgatacTCTTGTTCCTGCGGACTAGGACAATCCCAACTTTAACCACTTTGCGGTGCATAAGGGGAATCCGGTGCCTTGAGAGTATATTGAGAATGAGGTGATCGTTGGTGCTAGGTATCTTACTAGTTAGGCCTTGAAGGATGCTGTGACTCAATGTACGACATCGCTTCATCGGCAGTTTTATGTTGTTgagtcaagcaagaagaaatATGATGTTAAGTGCGTGAAGGAGGGTTGCCCGTGGTATGTGCAtgacttcaaggggaagtgggttgagtacTAGGAGGTGTCCATAGTGGTGGAGCACACTTGCACcatggacgaacttgagcccagccacaGGAACACCACCTCAAcctttgtcgccaatgtgatgtacgcccGGATTGAGAACAACATGAACTACGAACCAGAGTCTATAATTAGGCAAATTGAGGAGAAATACGAGTACAATATTAGCTACAATAAagcatggagggcgaagaggaaggcaattgagatgagattTGGGACCTACGAAGtgtcatatgacaatcttccaCACTTGCTGCAGACTATAGCTCGAAGGAACCTAGGGATGTATTACAACATTGATAAGTACGCATTATTGTCCAAACCTAACAAGTATGTCCTAAAGCGATGTTTCTGCGCATTAGGAgtatgtatcaaagctttcaagcattgtcggcCTATCCTGTGCATCGACAACACTTTCCTTACTGGGAAGTACAGGGGTAAGATCCAAACTACTATtagggttgatgggaacaatcGAGTTATGCCATTGGTATTTGAATTTATGGAGAGTTAGAACACCACCAGTTTGTACTAGTTCCTCTACCGTGTAaagatgataattgttggtgctcgaCCAAAAGTGTATCTTATACATGACCAACATGCTGGGGTGCTTGCGTCAATTCAGGAGCTGCAAAATGGAACGAACTATGGTGTGATAGGACCCGTGCGGCCAGATCTACAGAATAGGTGGTTCATGAGGCATTTGGgcgcaaactttttccaccaattcaagaacaagaacctcatggcCATGTTCAAGAGGCCGTGCGGTTAGAAGCAACAgtggaagtttgatgctctatAAAAGACACTAGATGAGatgacgaagaagcaaacacatgagCGTGAAGGGAGGCCTGTGAGGGGACCGGAGGATGAACCGGTACCTTTTGAGTCCTTCCAAACAAACAATGAAGTTAGCATAACACAGAGGACCAGGTCATCGActaggtcatttagcgagtggactGAGAATGCGCCGAAGGTGAAgtgggctctgctgtacgacacAAACGGGGCTAGGTACGGTATTATGACAACAAATTTGGCAGAGGTTTATAATTGTGTGATGAAAGGTGCGAGGGGGTTACCGCTGGTGgtattgtagagttcatacttcaagggacgTGCAAGTATTTATAGGACTGCTATGCCATTACGCACCTGACGCTGAATGATGCTCATATAATTTATGGAATGAAGATAACAAAGTATATACAAGACAAGACATAGAAGGAAAAGATGCACCAGGTGAAGATCATGAGAACTACACAACACAAATACGAAGTTCTATGTAGGGTCAAAGGAAGAAGAGGGCGACAAGcttgagagagttatccaagagtGCACTATCTTCAATGACATATGCAtttgcacctgctacaagcTGATGCTACTGTACAAGCCATACTCTCATGCGATTGTTGCATGTGTCGTGATGGGGATGGGGACTCATAGATACGTCTCCgagtacttcaagaaggaagctctgttcAACACCTAGAACCATGAAATCTATGGTTTCAGGATTTATAGATCTTTCATGAAGGAACCTCAGCCCAATTGTGTTTTCATTCCTGATCCCTACAAGACGAAGCACAAGATAGGATGACACCGGACTACGAGGCTCCGTAATGACATGAATGAAGGAGAAGCCGGGCGTCGTGTGAAATAgtgcagcaagtgcaacagAACCGGTCACACTACAAGAAATGCACCATTGGTGACTAGTGTTAACCATGTGGAAGCAGGTCCTTCCAGCTCAGGTGCAGATGGGAGACATCCCCGTGGTCGTcgatcatcttcttcatcgagTTATATCTTGTAATTCATGTTGTGATGaatattcatgtgcacaacaTTGTAGTAAATTGTTTTAATACTGAGATTTCTAGTATGTTTTAGGTTGTAACAAGTTATGTTGGTTGTAACATGTTATGTTATGTTATATTTTGGATGCTTACTTCTTACTCTATGTTTGGTTCcttataatattgtaaataacTTGCAGCAAGCAGGTATGATGCACTTCGAGCTGCTTGACCCTCAACTCGACTTTAGGCGCCATTGGTAGCGCATCATGGTGCAGGCTACAGAGCTCCCGATACTATGATCCCATGTGTCGGAGGAGCTCATGAGGGTTGATGCGCGCTGGATCCCGATGTTTCTACAGTTTCAATTTAACGTTGTATATGACTTTGttttgcacatttttttttctaactttGATATGTTGCAAGTTGCATGTTGTTAGGCTACTTTCGCCATGCCAACTGGTGTAGGTGGACGTGTTGGTCGGGGGCTCAGGGGTGGCCTCCCAGTTCAACTACGACCAGGCCCTGCTCACGGCCCTTGTTGACAGGTGGCGTCCTTAGACGCACATATTTCACCTATTGTGCGGTGAGATGGCGCCCCACGCTCAAGGACGTCTTGCTCCTGATGGCCTTGCCTTGCGTGGGTGCCGCTGTGGGGCCTAAGGAAATTGGCATGGCGTGACGCGATGACTTGCTCGGACGCTTCTCCGTTATTTAACGAAGGGACGGCCTAGCCCTGTTCAAGGCTTTTTCGGGGACCAAGAAGTACGGACCAACGAAGGCCTTTCTTGGTCAGTTTGTTGTACATAAGTCTTGAACAAATTTATCATCTCCTGTATGTTACTAAGGATAAAGATGTTAGTAATTGTTCCATTTTTTATATGTGGACAATATCCACCCACAGGTAGGCCACGAGGACGTGTCCCGTCAGTTGGAGGTGTAGCTCATGTGGTTATTCGGGTTGGTCATGTTCACCAAGACCAGCGGCAACACAATCTCAAGGAGCATGATCCACTACACCAGATAGGTGGCGGACGCTGACCCGGGGGAGGTCCCACATTATAGCTGGGCTTCTGTTATGCTGGCAGTGATGTACCGTGGCCTATGCGATGCATGCACGAAGACAGATGACAATGCCATTCTCACTGGGTGTCCCCTGCTGCTTCAAAGGTGGTCCTATGAGTGCATCTCCATCAACATGCCCCTTATGGATCACAGTGCCAACTAATTCCCTACAGACAATGTCGACGGCCCGACAATGGGATCATTGTGGTGTAGACGGCAGGTAATAGCTCTGTACTTCGCATGTTTTTGTTAATTTCTTGCTTTCTTTGTCTATCTAACTTAGGTTGGATGGACAACCCTCTTGGTCCATTGTGCAGACACACCGCGCATACCCAGACTTTATTCACCAGTTCGATTAGCTGACAGTGAACGATGTCCAGTGGACGCTATATATGAAGGAGGAGATACATCAACGTGCTCCACTTGGACTTTTGGTGCTATGCTTATGGGActaggagtactggctcacgcgGTGCTCCTTTGTCTATGATATCTATGTTGAGAAGTACTCACCGCATCACGTGATGTGACAGTTCTAGAAGTTCCAGCCGTTTTTTATCCCGTTAACTAGGACTGTGCCTACCAACATACACAACTATGTAACAATATACTTATCTTTTCATTGTACATAGTGCAACATGTTAAcctaattttttatgtttttccaGGTTGACGCATAGGGGGGCTCATAGCACAAGCACCTTTGTGACTCATGTGCAGGCATGGGTTGACAAATGGGACCATGTTATCGAGGACATCATCAATGATGATCGGCCACACTCGGAGGAGGCGTACGTGGAGTCCTTGGCCTGGTTCATGACTAGGATGCACACCAGGGTCACGTACATACCGTTAGAGCTTCCGCATCACTTCCCCAACATTAGCGGCACATATCCGACGCACAGAGATCAGGCGTGTTCGTTTGACGCATGTATAATACTGCACGACTCCTCATTTACTATACTTGAATTTACTACActtgtttcttaaaaaaatgagTAATGAGATGAAACTTTGATTTTGCAGAGGGACATTCTGCACCAGATTGACGTGGAGGCACGAGCGACCAAGCTCTAGATCTACAGTGGCCACGAGGTCCCCAGATAGGAGGTTAGCGCGGCGTTAGTCTGTATTATCCAGCAGGTGAACAAGGTCTTAAGGGCGCTCAGCTGTAGGTCATCCTTGGACATTAAGACAGGAGCAAGTGTGTCCGTTCCTCTCCCAGCACGCCCGTGTGCATCGTTCACTGAGCTGCCACACCCACCTATATGTCCAACTTTTGCCGCTGACCCGTCGGTACATCCGACCTTCGTCGCCGAGCCTACGAGACGGTGTTCCACCCCTATTTCTCAGCACAACTACAGTGGTGCCTGGGCTTGGCATTTGTTCTCCGACACTGATGACCCCGTTACAGCATCACAGTGTCCAGGCCAACCTTCATCAGTGCTGGTGAGCACTTCTACGCTGGGAGCGGGTCGACGTAGCCTTCTATCGTGGACCCAGGTCCTTCAACTTCTCGCATCATCTGCTCAGGtactatgttgagttaatacaTAATCAATAGTTATGTAATTAATACGTTATCACCGATAACCAAGTTATtcgttgttccatgtgcagatATTGATAATCTACGGACCATAGAGGCCCAAGGCAACTACATAGAGTTGTTTAGCAGGGAGGGTTGTCAGTTCGTTGGGTACGAGTTTATCTTCGAAGAGAGTGATGAGCTCGGAATGTCGTAGCTACCTAGCATGCCACTGACAGGGACACAACTCCCCAGGATAGCTACACCACTCCATTGCCTGCTGCACGCCCTATGCGGACGTTCATGCCACCGTCGTCGCTGACGTACTCAGCTGACTAGGTTAGAGCGCAGAGGCGCAGGGCCTCGAGGGCCGATGTGACCAGGGGGTCATCCCCAAGAAGGGACATAACATATAGGCTACTAGGTTATGTTTAGTTTCATGATGTTATGTTATTATTGgtgttatgaactatttgtgaacttcATGTGTAATCATTGTCATGGTTACTGTCTTATATTAATGTACTATGTTGGTTGTTCTTCGGTACATATTAGAAGCGTTACGTGATAGGCAAATTTCGGCTACTCCTTGACACATTATGATTTGCGCATTACAAGTCAAATACGATATTAAATCCTTGGCCAAACGCTAGAACACATCCACATTACTCTCAGTTGTTCCTCCAACCTACCATGCGAGGCGGGATATAGCGTCTTTTGACATTGCTGTCTCTCTCTCGGCGCAAGTGTT
Protein-coding regions in this window:
- the LOC133896493 gene encoding probable beta-1,4-xylosyltransferase IRX9, which encodes MASPKTNHRGAAPTKARTTKTRPLLLRRAMLHSCLCFLLGLFTGLAPSDWTDAASRAAASAHVLRALHAVRAIKHTTSSLLLHRHQVEAPAPPAPQLLVVVTTTGQSERERRAAGLTRTAHALRLVSPPVVWLVVEPAREAPPTARLLRGTGVVYRHVTYKENFSSDAAGGINGEERHHQRNVALGHIEQHRLRGFVLFAGLGDVYDLRLLEQLRQIRTFGAWPVATVHVWEQEKRVALEGPVCSRSTSTAGWFSTRTWSTADDGEATRPVVRTRPSLADVDVHGFAFCSDLLWDPARWDRFPTSEPDQSQDSIKFVQRLLVEDYNKTRAMPADSNCSQIMVWRVDTTLL